GCTTCTTCCAGAGCTTTTTCAGCCTCGGACAGTTCAGCCAATACTTTTTGAGTATAGTCGTGCGATTGTGTGAAGAATGACGCATCGGCAACCTGCGTTTGCAATGCCTCCAGTGCGGCCTCCAGCTCTTCAAGACGCTGAGGAAGCCCCTCCAGTTCGCGCTGCAGGTTATAGCTTAGTTTAGCCGAGGTTTTCTTGACAGTTTCTGCTTTTGTTACAGCAGGTTCAGTGCTTGTTTTAGGCTTTGCCTGTTTTTGCGCCAGCGACTGTGCCTGCTGCCCTTTCGCGTCGTGATAGCCACCCACATATTGACCAATCCGCCCTTCGCCTTCGAAGATCCAGCACTCGGTCACGGTGTTGTCAACGAACTGACGGTCGTGGCTCACCAGCATCACGGTGCCCTGATAACCATCGATCAGCTCTTCCAGCAGTTCGAGCGTTTCGACATCCAGGTCGTTGGTTGGTTCATCGAGAATCAACAGGTTGCTTGGTTTCAGGAATAACCGCGCCAGCAGAAGACGGTTTCGCTCACCGCCAGACAGCGCACGCACCGGGGTCATCGCCCGTTTAGGATGGAACAGGAAGTCCTGCAGATAGCCCAGCACATGGCGCGGCTTACCGTTTACCATGACCTCTTGCTTACCTTCGGCCAGGTTATCCATCACCGTTCTGTCCGGATCCAGCTCCGCACGGTGCTGGTCAAAGTAAGCCACTTCCAGTTTGGTGCCGCAGTGAATTCGGCCGCTATCCGCCTGCAACTGACCCAGCATCAGCTTCAGCAGCGTGGTTTTACCGCAGCCATTCGGACCAATCAGGGCAATTTTGTCTCCGCGCTGGACCTGGGCGGAGAAGTCTTTCACCAGCACTTTGCCATCAACCTGATAGTTGACGTTTTCCATCTCGAAGACGATCTTGCCTGAACGGGAAGCCTCTTCCACCTGCATTTTGGCGCTGCCCATCACTTCGCGACGTTCGCTGCGTTCACGACGCATCGCTTTCAGGGCGCGAACGCGGCCTTCGTTGCGGGTACGGCGGGCTTTGATCCCCTGACGGATCCACACCTCTTCCTGGGCCAGTTTGCGGTCGAACTCGGCGTTTTGCAGCTCTTCCACGCGCAGGTTTTCTTCTTTTTCCAGCAGATAGGTATCGTAATCGCCGGGATAGGTGACCAGCTTGCCACGATCGAGATCGACAATCCGCGTCGCCATGTTGCGAATGAAGGAACGGTCGTGAGAGATGAAGATGATGGTGCCGCTGAAGGTTTTCAGGAACCCTTCAAGCCAGTCGATCGCTTCAATGTCCAGGTGGTTCGTCGGTTCATCCAGCAGCAGCACCTTCGGCCCGCTGACCAGCGCGCGGCCCAGTGCCGCCTTACGCAACCAGCCCCCTGAAAGCGCAGACAGCTCCATGTCCGGCTCCAGGCCGAGCTGAGCCAGCACCTCGTTAATACGGTTCTCCAG
This region of Enterobacter cloacae complex sp. R_G8 genomic DNA includes:
- a CDS encoding ABC transporter ATP-binding protein — encoded protein: MSLISMHGAWLSFSDSPLLDNAELHIEDNERVCLVGRNGAGKSTLMKILNREQGLDDGRIVYEQDLIVSRLQQDPPRHVTGSVYDFVAEGISEQAEYLKRYHEISHLVMTDPSDKNLNELAKVQEMLDHHGLWQLENRINEVLAQLGLEPDMELSALSGGWLRKAALGRALVSGPKVLLLDEPTNHLDIEAIDWLEGFLKTFSGTIIFISHDRSFIRNMATRIVDLDRGKLVTYPGDYDTYLLEKEENLRVEELQNAEFDRKLAQEEVWIRQGIKARRTRNEGRVRALKAMRRERSERREVMGSAKMQVEEASRSGKIVFEMENVNYQVDGKVLVKDFSAQVQRGDKIALIGPNGCGKTTLLKLMLGQLQADSGRIHCGTKLEVAYFDQHRAELDPDRTVMDNLAEGKQEVMVNGKPRHVLGYLQDFLFHPKRAMTPVRALSGGERNRLLLARLFLKPSNLLILDEPTNDLDVETLELLEELIDGYQGTVMLVSHDRQFVDNTVTECWIFEGEGRIGQYVGGYHDAKGQQAQSLAQKQAKPKTSTEPAVTKAETVKKTSAKLSYNLQRELEGLPQRLEELEAALEALQTQVADASFFTQSHDYTQKVLAELSEAEKALEEAFERWEYLESLKNGA